The following are from one region of the Rhizobacter sp. AJA081-3 genome:
- a CDS encoding SDR family NAD(P)-dependent oxidoreductase, translated as MNIQGQAALVTGGASGLGAATARELARLGARVAVLDRNAEGAAVIAAEIGGIGIECDITSTDSVLAALDAARAVHGPARLLMNVAGIGSAKRIVGKDGAPAPLEDFERVVRVNLIGTYNITRLAVAEMVKLEPLADGERGVIVNTASVAAFDGQVGQEAYSASKGGIVGMTLPLARDLAQFGVRVCTIAPGLFLTPLMAELPQAVQDSLAASIPFPKRLGKPEEFAQLAAGIIHNLSLNGEVIRLDGALRMAPR; from the coding sequence ATGAACATCCAAGGGCAAGCTGCCCTCGTCACCGGTGGCGCCTCGGGCCTGGGGGCCGCCACCGCGCGCGAACTCGCGCGGCTGGGCGCGCGTGTCGCCGTGCTGGACCGCAATGCCGAGGGCGCGGCCGTGATCGCTGCCGAGATCGGCGGCATCGGCATCGAGTGCGACATCACCAGCACGGACAGCGTGCTTGCCGCGCTCGACGCGGCGCGTGCGGTGCACGGCCCGGCGCGGCTGCTGATGAACGTGGCCGGCATCGGCAGCGCCAAACGCATTGTCGGCAAGGACGGTGCGCCGGCGCCGCTGGAAGACTTCGAGCGGGTGGTGCGCGTCAACCTGATCGGCACCTACAACATCACCCGGCTCGCGGTGGCCGAGATGGTGAAGCTCGAGCCGCTGGCGGACGGAGAACGCGGCGTGATCGTCAACACCGCCTCGGTGGCGGCCTTCGACGGCCAGGTCGGCCAGGAGGCCTATTCGGCCAGCAAGGGTGGCATCGTCGGCATGACGCTGCCGCTGGCGCGCGACCTGGCGCAGTTCGGTGTGCGCGTGTGCACCATCGCGCCGGGCCTGTTTCTCACGCCGCTGATGGCCGAGCTGCCGCAGGCGGTGCAGGACTCGCTGGCGGCGAGCATCCCCTTCCCCAAGCGTCTGGGCAAACCCGAAGAGTTCGCGCAGCTCGCCGCGGGCATCATCCACAACCTTTCGCTCAACGGCGAAGTGATCCGTCTCGACGGCGCGCTGCGCATGGCGCCGCGCTGA
- a CDS encoding ATP-binding cassette domain-containing protein, with translation MKMMRRNVLIAFVLLVAALPLLPVPEFWITQANYIGLYSLVAIGLVLLTGVAGLTSFGQAAFVGMGAYTAAYLTLTHGVSPWLTVWVGLAFTFAAALLLGWVTLRMSGHFLPLATIAWGLSLYYLLGNIDALGKYDGLLGIPAIEFFGISLNTGRSFYFLLWLLVLLAAFGAIRLLDSRTGRALRAVKGGTTMAEAMGVNTFRLKVTAFVLAALLACVSGWLFAHFQRTVNPSPFGLNKGIEYLFMAVIGGVGHVWGAIVGATVVKVLEEQLQDWLPRLMGTSGNYEIIVFGILLVLVLQYARDGIWAFVEARFPKPQRAVDWGDAQALPHREQPPQGEVVLDVDQARKEFGGLVAVNDVSFQVRAGQILGLIGPNGAGKSTTFNLVTGVLPATRGKVLLCGQPIQSLPSREIAARGVARTFQHVKMIPTMTVLENVALGAHLRGSSGVASAVLRLDRAEEKRLLREAQRQLERIGMADRMHELAGNLALGPQRLMEIARALAADPMLLLLDEPAAGLRLKEKQALADVLRQLRSEGMAILLVEHDMDLVMGLVDRVVVMEFGTKLIEGTPDEVQASPAVRAAYLGTEH, from the coding sequence ATGAAGATGATGCGTCGAAACGTCCTGATCGCCTTCGTGCTGCTGGTGGCGGCTCTGCCGCTGCTGCCGGTGCCGGAGTTCTGGATCACCCAGGCCAACTACATCGGCCTGTACTCGCTGGTGGCCATCGGCCTGGTGCTGCTCACCGGCGTGGCCGGCCTGACCTCCTTCGGCCAGGCCGCCTTCGTCGGCATGGGCGCCTACACGGCCGCCTATCTCACGCTGACGCACGGCGTGTCGCCCTGGCTCACGGTGTGGGTGGGCCTGGCCTTCACCTTCGCCGCGGCGCTGCTGCTGGGCTGGGTGACGCTGCGCATGTCGGGCCACTTCCTGCCGCTGGCCACCATCGCCTGGGGCCTGAGCCTGTATTACCTGCTCGGCAACATCGATGCGTTGGGCAAGTACGACGGCCTGCTGGGCATCCCGGCGATCGAGTTCTTCGGCATCTCGCTGAACACCGGCCGCAGCTTCTACTTCCTGCTCTGGCTGCTGGTGCTGCTGGCAGCGTTCGGCGCCATCCGACTGCTCGATTCGCGCACCGGCCGCGCGCTGCGCGCAGTGAAGGGCGGCACCACCATGGCCGAGGCGATGGGCGTCAACACCTTCCGCCTGAAGGTCACCGCCTTCGTGCTCGCCGCACTGCTGGCCTGCGTGTCGGGCTGGCTGTTCGCGCACTTCCAGCGCACCGTGAACCCCTCGCCGTTCGGCCTGAACAAGGGCATCGAGTACCTGTTCATGGCCGTGATCGGCGGTGTCGGCCATGTGTGGGGCGCAATCGTCGGCGCCACCGTCGTCAAGGTGCTTGAAGAGCAACTGCAGGACTGGCTGCCGCGCCTGATGGGCACCAGCGGCAACTACGAGATCATCGTCTTCGGCATCCTGCTCGTGCTGGTGCTGCAGTACGCCCGCGACGGCATCTGGGCCTTTGTCGAGGCGCGGTTCCCGAAGCCGCAGCGCGCGGTCGACTGGGGCGATGCGCAGGCGCTGCCGCACCGCGAGCAGCCGCCGCAGGGCGAGGTGGTGCTCGACGTCGACCAGGCGCGCAAGGAGTTCGGTGGACTGGTGGCGGTCAACGACGTCAGCTTCCAGGTGCGTGCCGGTCAGATCCTCGGCCTGATCGGGCCGAACGGCGCTGGCAAGTCGACCACCTTCAACCTCGTCACCGGCGTGCTGCCGGCCACGCGCGGCAAGGTTCTGCTGTGCGGCCAGCCGATCCAGAGCCTGCCTTCGCGCGAGATCGCCGCACGCGGCGTGGCGCGCACCTTCCAGCACGTGAAGATGATCCCGACCATGACGGTGCTCGAGAACGTCGCGCTCGGCGCCCACCTGCGCGGCTCGTCGGGCGTGGCCTCGGCGGTGCTGCGCCTCGATCGCGCGGAAGAGAAGCGGCTGCTGCGCGAGGCGCAGCGCCAGCTCGAGCGCATCGGCATGGCCGATCGCATGCACGAGCTTGCCGGCAACCTGGCGCTGGGCCCGCAGCGGCTGATGGAGATCGCCCGTGCGCTGGCCGCCGACCCGATGCTGCTGTTGCTCGACGAGCCGGCCGCCGGCCTGCGCCTGAAGGAGAAGCAGGCGCTGGCTGACGTGCTGCGCCAGCTGCGCAGCGAAGGCATGGCGATCCTGCTGGTCGAGCACGACATGGATCTGGTGATGGGCCTGGTCGACCGCGTGGTGGTGATGGAGTTCGGCACCAAGCTGATCGAAGGCACGCCGGACGAAGTGCAGGCCAGCCCCGCGGTGCGCGCCGCCTACCTCGGAACCGAGCACTGA
- a CDS encoding thioesterase family protein — MAKTTLHTVDVHFGDCDPAGIVFFPNFSRWMDAASLKFFMECGVPPWRELVKTRGIVGTPLLEINTRFIKAVTYGETITIATWIEEWRDKVFVQMHRVTRGDDLICEGREVRAFVKRDADNADRLRAIPVPDDIRQLCS, encoded by the coding sequence ATGGCCAAGACCACCCTCCACACTGTCGACGTGCACTTCGGCGATTGCGATCCGGCAGGCATCGTGTTCTTCCCGAACTTCTCGCGCTGGATGGACGCCGCCTCGCTGAAGTTCTTCATGGAATGCGGCGTGCCGCCCTGGCGCGAGCTGGTGAAGACGCGCGGCATCGTCGGCACGCCGTTGCTGGAGATCAACACCAGGTTCATCAAGGCCGTGACCTACGGCGAGACGATCACCATCGCCACCTGGATCGAGGAGTGGCGCGACAAGGTGTTCGTGCAGATGCACCGCGTGACGCGCGGCGACGATCTCATCTGCGAAGGCCGCGAGGTGCGAGCCTTCGTCAAGCGCGACGCCGACAACGCCGACCGGCTGCGTGCGATCCCCGTTCCCGACGACATCAGGCAACTGTGTTCCTGA
- a CDS encoding ABC transporter substrate-binding protein encodes MKALKTLVAVAVTLLANAAQADITIGISLPLTGPASGLGIPMNNYIKLWPTEIAGEKLKVIVLDDATDPTKGVSNAKKFVTEDKVDIIMGSAATPVAIAMADTAAESGTPQFMFSPAVLPAGKDFWAFRLPQGNAVMAHAMIEHMKKNGVKTVGFLGYTDAYGESWLNDFKAQSQLLGGPQIVAVERFARADTSVTGQALKLVAANPDAMLVVASGSGAAMPHKGIIERGYKGKMYQTHAAASRDLVRVGGKDVEGAFVSSGPAVIPEQLPANHPSRALAADFVAKYEKAYGAGNRNQFAGHAYDAIVVLEKVVPVALKKGKPGSKEFRAGIRDAVETMGRTVVSHGVLNYTKDNHWGFTTETGVILKVVNGDWKVE; translated from the coding sequence ATGAAAGCACTCAAGACCCTGGTGGCCGTTGCAGTCACGCTGCTGGCCAACGCCGCGCAGGCCGACATCACCATCGGCATCAGCCTGCCGCTGACCGGCCCGGCCTCGGGCCTGGGCATCCCGATGAACAACTACATCAAGCTCTGGCCGACCGAGATCGCCGGCGAGAAGCTCAAGGTCATCGTGCTCGACGACGCCACCGACCCGACCAAGGGCGTGAGCAACGCCAAGAAGTTCGTCACCGAGGACAAGGTCGACATCATCATGGGCTCGGCCGCCACGCCGGTGGCCATCGCCATGGCCGACACCGCTGCCGAGTCGGGCACGCCGCAGTTCATGTTCTCGCCGGCCGTGCTGCCCGCGGGCAAGGACTTCTGGGCCTTCCGCCTGCCGCAGGGCAACGCGGTGATGGCCCACGCGATGATCGAGCACATGAAGAAGAACGGCGTGAAGACCGTCGGCTTCCTCGGCTACACCGATGCCTACGGCGAGAGCTGGCTGAACGACTTCAAGGCGCAGTCGCAGCTGCTGGGCGGGCCGCAGATCGTCGCCGTCGAGCGTTTCGCGCGCGCCGACACCAGCGTCACCGGCCAGGCTCTGAAGCTGGTCGCCGCCAACCCGGACGCGATGCTGGTCGTCGCCTCGGGTTCCGGCGCCGCGATGCCGCACAAAGGCATCATCGAGCGCGGCTACAAGGGCAAGATGTACCAGACCCACGCCGCGGCTTCGCGTGACCTGGTGCGCGTGGGCGGCAAGGACGTCGAAGGTGCCTTCGTCAGCTCCGGCCCGGCGGTGATCCCCGAGCAGCTGCCGGCCAACCACCCCTCCAGGGCGCTGGCAGCCGACTTCGTCGCCAAGTACGAGAAGGCCTACGGTGCAGGCAATCGCAATCAGTTCGCCGGCCATGCCTACGACGCCATCGTCGTGCTCGAGAAGGTGGTGCCGGTGGCGCTGAAGAAAGGCAAGCCGGGCAGCAAGGAGTTCCGCGCCGGCATCCGCGATGCGGTGGAGACGATGGGCCGCACGGTGGTCTCGCACGGCGTGCTGAACTACACCAAGGACAACCACTGGGGCTTCACCACGGAAACGGGTGTCATCCTCAAGGTCGTCAACGGCGACTGGAAGGTCGAGTAA
- a CDS encoding branched-chain amino acid ABC transporter permease, whose product MDFTIASILTLDGVTNGAIYALLALATVLVFAVTRVIFIPQGEFVAYGALTLALLQLGQVPGTVWLLLVMAVVASVLDAVAGLRRGLPAAAVATGALKSLAFPVAVCAVAWWAAPQKLPLLFQSLLTLAIVTPLGPLVYRLAYEKLADATVLVLLIVSVGTHFALTGLGLVFFGAEGFRNPSFWDARFSAGPLTLTGQTLIIFMVSIALIVALYLFFERTLRGKALRATAVNRLGARLMGISTSGAGQLSFGLAAFMGALSGLLIGPTTTMFYDSGFLIGLKGFVAAIFGALASYPAAALGAVFVGLIESFGSFWASAFKEVIVFTLIIPVLLWRSFQHGHHDEEE is encoded by the coding sequence ATGGACTTCACGATCGCCAGCATCCTGACGCTGGACGGCGTCACCAACGGCGCGATCTACGCGCTGCTGGCCCTGGCCACGGTGCTGGTGTTCGCCGTCACGCGGGTGATCTTCATCCCGCAGGGCGAGTTCGTGGCCTACGGCGCGCTCACGCTCGCGCTGTTGCAGCTCGGGCAGGTGCCGGGCACGGTGTGGCTGCTGCTGGTGATGGCGGTGGTCGCTTCCGTGCTCGACGCCGTGGCCGGGCTGCGGCGCGGGCTGCCCGCCGCCGCGGTGGCCACGGGCGCGCTGAAGTCGCTGGCCTTCCCGGTGGCGGTGTGCGCCGTCGCCTGGTGGGCCGCGCCGCAGAAACTGCCGCTGCTGTTCCAGAGCCTGCTGACGCTGGCGATCGTCACGCCGCTGGGGCCGCTGGTCTACCGGCTGGCCTACGAGAAGCTGGCCGACGCCACCGTGCTGGTGCTGCTGATCGTCTCGGTGGGCACGCATTTCGCGCTCACCGGCCTGGGCCTGGTGTTCTTCGGCGCCGAGGGCTTCCGCAACCCGAGCTTCTGGGATGCGCGCTTCTCCGCCGGGCCGCTCACGCTGACCGGGCAGACGCTGATCATCTTCATGGTGTCGATCGCGCTGATCGTCGCGCTGTACCTGTTCTTCGAGCGCACGCTGCGCGGCAAGGCGCTGCGCGCCACCGCGGTGAACCGTCTCGGTGCGCGGCTGATGGGCATCTCCACCTCGGGTGCGGGGCAGCTGAGCTTCGGCCTGGCCGCCTTCATGGGCGCGCTGTCGGGCCTGCTGATCGGCCCGACCACGACGATGTTCTACGACTCCGGCTTCCTGATCGGCCTGAAGGGCTTCGTCGCCGCGATCTTCGGCGCGCTGGCCAGCTACCCGGCCGCCGCGCTCGGTGCGGTGTTCGTCGGCCTGATCGAGAGCTTCGGCTCTTTCTGGGCCAGCGCCTTCAAGGAAGTCATCGTCTTCACGCTGATCATCCCCGTGCTGCTGTGGCGCTCGTTCCAGCACGGCCACCACGACGAAGAAGAATGA
- a CDS encoding ABC transporter ATP-binding protein produces MSDLILDVKDLHAGYGRAEVLHGLNLRAKKGSVVTVIGPNGAGKSTLLNALMGVLPSRGTIAYRGQAMGLRTLEERVMQGIALVPETRALFGTMPVEDNLLLGGYRQVRLGSKKGGEVLEQVYTLFPRLKERRAQLAGTLSGGERQMLAVGRALMGQPDLLMLDEPSLGLAPLVVKEIFRTIEGLRATGVTILLVEQNARAALEVADHGYVLEMGEIALEGPADQLANDSRVIDTYLGAARQKSTA; encoded by the coding sequence ATGAGTGATCTGATCCTCGACGTGAAGGACCTGCACGCCGGCTACGGCCGCGCGGAGGTGCTGCATGGCCTGAACCTGCGGGCCAAGAAGGGCAGCGTGGTGACGGTGATCGGCCCCAACGGCGCCGGCAAGTCGACGCTGCTCAATGCGCTGATGGGCGTGTTGCCCTCGCGCGGCACGATCGCCTACCGCGGCCAGGCGATGGGCCTGCGCACGCTGGAAGAGCGTGTCATGCAGGGCATCGCTCTGGTGCCCGAGACACGCGCGCTGTTCGGCACCATGCCGGTGGAAGACAACCTGCTGCTCGGCGGCTACCGCCAGGTGCGGCTGGGCAGCAAGAAGGGCGGCGAGGTGCTGGAGCAGGTCTACACGCTGTTCCCGCGCCTGAAGGAGCGCCGTGCGCAGCTCGCCGGCACGCTCTCGGGCGGCGAGCGGCAGATGCTCGCGGTGGGCCGCGCGCTGATGGGCCAGCCCGACCTGCTGATGCTCGACGAGCCCAGCCTCGGCCTGGCGCCGCTGGTGGTCAAGGAGATCTTCCGCACCATCGAGGGCCTGCGCGCCACCGGCGTGACCATCCTGCTCGTGGAGCAGAACGCGCGTGCCGCCCTCGAGGTGGCCGATCACGGCTACGTGCTCGAGATGGGCGAGATCGCGCTGGAGGGGCCGGCCGACCAGCTGGCCAACGACTCGCGCGTGATCGACACCTACCTCGGTGCGGCGCGCCAGAAGTCCACTGCCTGA